Proteins encoded together in one Oceanobacillus iheyensis HTE831 window:
- a CDS encoding isoprenylcysteine carboxyl methyltransferase family protein → MKIFLTILFVFIILQRLIELIIASKNEQWMLAKGGVEIEPHQHKWFIMVHGLFFISIIVELILSNASIPELFILWFSLFIATQFVRIWSITSLGKYWNTKIIILPGSTLVKRGPYKYVKHPNYIIVGIELFVIPMMFGAYWTAVIFPFFHLILMSIRIPAEEKALTSLND, encoded by the coding sequence ATGAAAATATTCTTGACCATATTGTTTGTATTTATAATCCTGCAACGACTTATAGAACTAATAATCGCTAGTAAAAATGAACAATGGATGCTAGCAAAAGGTGGAGTTGAAATAGAGCCACATCAACATAAGTGGTTTATCATGGTACATGGATTGTTCTTCATAAGTATTATAGTAGAATTAATTCTAAGTAACGCTTCCATTCCTGAACTTTTCATCTTATGGTTTAGTTTGTTTATAGCTACACAATTCGTTCGTATATGGAGTATTACTTCCTTAGGAAAGTACTGGAATACCAAAATAATTATTTTGCCCGGAAGTACATTGGTGAAGCGAGGTCCTTATAAATATGTTAAACATCCAAACTATATCATTGTTGGTATTGAATTATTTGTTATCCCAATGATGTTTGGAGCATATTGGACAGCGGTTATATTTCCATTTTTTCATCTTATTTTAATGAGTATTCGAATTCCAGCTGAAGAAAAAGCGCTCACTAGTTTAAACGATTAA